In a single window of the Paenibacillus sp. MMS20-IR301 genome:
- a CDS encoding GH92 family glycosyl hydrolase, with amino-acid sequence MNLLQYVNPLQGTASTYEYSNGNTLPLVARPFGMAAWSAQTQEAGGGWFFHPSHRRFEGIRLTHQPSPWIGDYGHLTLLPQTGPLAIAAAQRSSSFRPEEMLVQPDYFRIRLRRYETLLELTPTERCASIRMTFGRGEAGRVIIAPFAGESSFQIDTSGGRMTGYTRANSGGVPSNYAMYFVLEWDCDTDAEGSGLFDQYFEPSPDLSGTGERFGAYIGLRPPESGQVNLRIGTSFISIEQAEVNLAREIGTSSFDEVRVEAAGVWNGMLNRIQVEDRNEERIRTFYTCMYRVCLFPRVWHEFTAGEEMVHYSPYNGKVTAGPMYCDNGFWDTFRTSYPLFSLLFPSRLGEILESYVNAYKEGGWMPKWSSPGERSAMPGTLIDAVFADAYVKGIEGFDVEAAYEGLLKHALQAAEDPQLGRKGYAAYEQYGYLPADQFHESVSNTLDYVYGDFCIAQLAQGLGKEEQYKLFISRAANYTKLLDPSTGFMRAKKADGSWAEGFDPVEWGGAYCEGSAWQCSWAVPHDVMGLAQAMGGKDALLARLDELMTAKPVFRVGSYGFEIHEMSEMAAVDFGQCAISNQPSFHIPYLFTALGYPERTRYWTSRLARELFSAAEDGLPGDEDNGSLCAWYIFTSLGMYPLCPGVPEYVIGRPLYDRITVQLESGKQIMIEAEGDSAENQPADPDTVSLISLNGQPHHSLFFSHNQLTAGALIQHKLSDTPDHHASDAKKLPYSLSFQR; translated from the coding sequence ATGAACCTCTTGCAATATGTAAATCCGCTGCAGGGCACCGCTTCAACTTATGAATATTCTAACGGCAACACGCTTCCGCTGGTCGCCCGGCCCTTCGGCATGGCAGCCTGGAGCGCGCAGACCCAGGAGGCCGGAGGCGGCTGGTTCTTCCATCCCTCGCACCGCCGGTTCGAGGGCATCCGGCTGACCCATCAGCCCAGTCCCTGGATTGGCGATTATGGCCATCTGACTCTCCTTCCGCAAACCGGACCGCTTGCCATTGCCGCAGCGCAGCGCTCATCGTCCTTCCGGCCTGAAGAAATGCTGGTGCAGCCGGATTACTTCCGGATCAGGCTCCGGCGCTACGAAACCTTGCTGGAGCTGACCCCCACCGAGCGCTGCGCCAGCATCCGGATGACCTTCGGAAGGGGAGAAGCCGGGCGGGTCATCATTGCTCCTTTTGCCGGAGAATCCTCGTTTCAAATAGACACGAGCGGCGGAAGAATGACCGGCTATACCCGGGCAAACAGCGGGGGAGTTCCCTCCAATTACGCCATGTACTTTGTACTGGAATGGGACTGTGACACGGATGCGGAGGGTTCCGGCCTCTTCGATCAGTATTTTGAGCCTTCCCCTGACTTGTCCGGAACAGGTGAGCGGTTTGGTGCCTATATTGGCCTCCGGCCTCCGGAGTCCGGTCAAGTCAACCTTAGAATCGGCACCTCCTTCATTAGTATTGAGCAGGCAGAGGTCAATCTGGCCCGGGAAATCGGCACAAGCTCCTTCGATGAGGTCCGGGTGGAAGCGGCTGGGGTCTGGAATGGAATGCTGAACCGGATACAGGTGGAGGACCGGAATGAGGAGCGGATCAGGACCTTCTATACCTGCATGTACCGTGTCTGCCTCTTTCCCCGAGTGTGGCATGAATTCACCGCCGGGGAAGAGATGGTGCATTACAGCCCCTATAACGGAAAGGTTACCGCTGGCCCGATGTATTGCGATAACGGCTTCTGGGATACCTTCCGCACCTCGTATCCTTTATTCAGCCTGCTGTTTCCCTCACGGCTGGGTGAGATCCTGGAGAGCTACGTCAATGCTTACAAGGAGGGCGGCTGGATGCCCAAATGGTCCTCTCCAGGTGAGCGCAGTGCGATGCCCGGCACCCTGATTGATGCCGTGTTTGCAGATGCCTATGTGAAGGGGATTGAAGGATTTGATGTTGAAGCTGCCTATGAAGGGCTGCTGAAGCATGCCCTGCAGGCCGCAGAGGATCCGCAGCTGGGAAGAAAAGGTTATGCGGCCTATGAGCAGTATGGCTACCTGCCCGCGGATCAATTCCATGAAAGTGTCAGCAATACGCTGGATTATGTGTATGGAGACTTCTGTATTGCGCAGCTGGCGCAGGGTCTCGGTAAAGAGGAGCAGTATAAGCTATTCATAAGCCGTGCTGCCAACTATACGAAGCTGCTGGACCCGTCAACAGGCTTCATGCGCGCCAAAAAGGCGGATGGCAGCTGGGCAGAAGGCTTCGATCCGGTAGAATGGGGCGGTGCTTATTGCGAAGGCAGTGCCTGGCAATGCAGCTGGGCTGTTCCCCACGACGTTATGGGACTGGCGCAGGCTATGGGCGGCAAGGACGCTCTGCTTGCCCGCCTGGATGAGCTTATGACCGCAAAGCCGGTCTTCCGGGTGGGCAGCTACGGCTTCGAAATTCATGAGATGTCTGAAATGGCTGCGGTGGATTTCGGCCAATGCGCGATCAGCAACCAGCCCAGCTTTCATATTCCTTACCTGTTCACCGCACTCGGCTATCCGGAAAGAACCCGGTATTGGACCTCCAGACTGGCCCGCGAATTATTCAGTGCCGCAGAGGATGGTCTGCCCGGAGATGAAGACAACGGCAGCCTTTGTGCCTGGTATATTTTCACCTCGCTCGGGATGTATCCGTTATGTCCGGGAGTCCCAGAGTATGTCATCGGCAGACCCTTATATGACCGGATAACGGTCCAGCTGGAAAGCGGCAAGCAGATTATGATCGAAGCGGAAGGGGATTCCGCAGAGAATCAACCAGCAGACCCGGATACAGTAAGCCTGATCAGCCTGAATGGACAGCCGCATCATTCCTTATTTTTCAGCCATAATCAGCTTACGGCAGGCGCATTGATCCAGCATAAGTTGTCAGATACGCCGGATCATCATGCATCTGATGCTAAGAAACTGCCATATTCCCTGTCTTTTCAAAGATAA
- a CDS encoding polysaccharide lyase family 8 super-sandwich domain-containing protein: MNNLRARVSLLLIAAVIASLFGALGAGKVSANADEFDTMRHKWKTGLTGGTELDSSDPDIAYKLNSVGQTSWGTMDKSAARTYLWSDLTSSSSSSQITGAYLRIKGMALAYSTQGSALYGNAELKTDIIGALDWMYTNLYNETKSEYDNWWDWEIGTPLHLNDIVVLMYDDLMATPQKITNYMKAVEQFSPDPAKVNKGQYVPTGANLVWKCNIVAMRGMIVKSAAKLTAARDALTPLFDYVTEGDGFYGDGSFIQHNVYAYTGSYGVSLLQELANVLFLLSGSPWEPVTPGVSHVYQWVYNAFEPVIYNGAMMDMVRGRAISRNYEQDQLVGHNTIAAIIRLAQLAPTADAQRMKSMVKAWIGADSQLSFYKNAGLSTVLLAKAIMNDSSITARAENIQTKVFAGMDRAVHLRPGFGFGISMSSGRVGTYESTNGENLKGWYTGAGMTYLYNDDLQQFTDYWPTVNKYRLPGTTVDTMPRTTDGEGAGFLSPKTWAGGTELLGESATVGMDLKGYGSTLTAKKSWFMLNDEVVALGAGISSTDGRTIETTVENRMLNKTQSTRGIDPASPAVAPSGSEPVRHKIYAVSDSGNDGNLPVNTYDNNLGTRWSSSGDGQWIRFDLGKTQPVGYVGLNFYVQSTRFTTFDILVSEDNETWNTVFSGSSSIVDDSVIQVFDFPDVEARYVKLVGHGNSSNLWNSINELQIYAPCAAGNLIIPLAVGPVSPAAVTDSLGSASVPSVKDNDISTFWSADSDGAWLKYDLGVSVPLGYTGISFAAGNERKYSFDIETSPDNTVWTAVYSGQSSGLTAEIQAYAFNETTARYVKFNFHGNDHDLLSKVSEIQLYSPNTLGPVLAPLHTGQKANGDEEFIVNGTAKPAALGWTEEMDNVSYAYLEGTGGYYFPQPATVKGLRSASQGSWSELNTGGPSAILSKNYLTLWLDHGVNPLNKDYAYVLLPGKTAQETADYSSNPDIEILSNNTNIQAVRDKVQHITGANFWVPATVDMLTASNPSSIMLKEENGVLDVAVSDPARLQNKVTYEIFKEGLAVVAKDPTVTVLQLSPTLKFEVNTAGQDGRSHKVKFQYDPSVLTPLPVPTPPPVTPPTPPVPSTVTLVDDLDDFTQLFARSANLSFDRGEAATFGGDTSRLIRSKNTNDYIIYKAAADKDMTDFALKTWFWSTEQTTDFQFYTSPDNITYTPFIPDKAAGSAGWKEVNYSGSLPAGTRYLKIVYMHSTSNLWNPQIGQAVITSKVPVPTSLTVRDEMEDYTKMFAHSGNVSISGGNPESFGADTSRLVRLTNTNEYVIYKAAPGMDLKQFSAKAWFWPYEAADDLQFSTSTDNSTYLPYTPVTASVYGSWNEANYSGKLPRGTQYLKIAYSISPDKVWNPQIGSVETLSEVPKPASAVLSDPLYDFSKMFAHSSNLFFDISNPANFAGDTSRLARKTNTEEYVVYQAAAGMDMKEFSVTSWYWPGETAGDLEFYVSADNTAYTAFTPVRTTGAANWKEILYSGLVPAGTRYLKIVCKVTPEKSWNPQIGKVEIQSEHADD, translated from the coding sequence ATGAATAATCTGAGGGCGAGGGTGAGCCTGCTGCTGATTGCCGCAGTAATTGCTTCCTTATTCGGAGCATTGGGGGCAGGCAAAGTGAGCGCGAATGCGGATGAGTTTGACACGATGAGACATAAGTGGAAGACCGGGCTAACCGGAGGAACGGAGCTAGACAGCTCTGACCCGGATATCGCCTACAAGCTGAATAGCGTAGGCCAGACCAGCTGGGGCACGATGGATAAATCCGCCGCCAGAACTTATCTGTGGAGTGACTTGACCAGTTCTTCAAGCTCCTCCCAGATCACCGGTGCTTATCTCCGGATTAAGGGCATGGCCCTGGCTTACAGTACACAAGGCTCTGCTCTATATGGCAACGCTGAGCTCAAGACAGATATTATCGGTGCACTCGACTGGATGTACACGAACCTGTACAACGAGACCAAGTCCGAATATGACAACTGGTGGGACTGGGAGATCGGCACCCCGCTGCATCTGAATGACATTGTAGTTCTGATGTATGATGACCTGATGGCCACGCCTCAGAAGATAACCAATTATATGAAGGCTGTCGAGCAATTTTCCCCCGATCCGGCCAAAGTGAACAAGGGGCAGTATGTTCCGACCGGCGCGAATCTCGTCTGGAAATGCAATATTGTGGCTATGCGCGGGATGATTGTGAAATCTGCAGCCAAGCTGACAGCGGCCAGAGATGCCTTAACTCCGCTGTTTGATTATGTAACCGAAGGGGACGGCTTCTACGGGGACGGCTCATTCATTCAGCATAATGTGTATGCCTATACCGGAAGCTACGGAGTAAGCCTGCTGCAGGAGCTGGCAAATGTCTTGTTTCTGCTCAGCGGCTCCCCGTGGGAACCGGTTACTCCCGGCGTAAGCCATGTGTATCAATGGGTTTATAATGCCTTCGAGCCGGTAATTTATAACGGGGCCATGATGGATATGGTGCGGGGCCGGGCGATATCCAGAAATTACGAGCAGGACCAGCTGGTAGGCCATAATACGATTGCCGCCATCATCCGGTTAGCCCAACTGGCCCCAACGGCCGATGCCCAAAGAATGAAATCCATGGTCAAGGCCTGGATAGGGGCCGATTCACAGTTAAGTTTCTATAAAAATGCAGGGCTAAGTACTGTATTACTGGCCAAAGCAATCATGAACGACAGCAGCATCACAGCCAGAGCAGAGAACATACAGACCAAGGTATTTGCAGGCATGGACCGGGCGGTCCATCTGCGGCCCGGCTTCGGCTTCGGGATCAGTATGTCTTCGGGGCGGGTTGGTACCTATGAATCGACGAATGGTGAGAACCTGAAGGGATGGTATACGGGCGCCGGAATGACTTATCTGTATAATGATGATCTTCAGCAATTCACCGACTACTGGCCGACAGTCAATAAATACCGGCTGCCCGGGACAACAGTTGATACGATGCCAAGAACAACGGATGGCGAGGGCGCCGGCTTCCTAAGCCCCAAGACATGGGCGGGAGGAACAGAGCTGCTCGGGGAATCCGCTACAGTAGGAATGGATCTGAAGGGGTATGGGAGCACCCTAACCGCGAAGAAATCATGGTTCATGCTGAATGATGAGGTAGTTGCGCTTGGAGCCGGAATCAGCAGCACTGACGGAAGAACGATCGAGACGACGGTTGAGAACCGGATGCTGAACAAAACACAGTCCACCCGGGGAATTGATCCGGCGTCTCCGGCAGTTGCACCATCCGGCAGCGAACCCGTCCGACATAAGATCTATGCGGTCAGCGACAGCGGCAACGACGGCAATCTTCCTGTGAATACCTATGATAATAATCTGGGCACCAGATGGTCCTCGTCGGGAGACGGCCAGTGGATCCGGTTCGATCTGGGCAAGACGCAGCCGGTAGGCTATGTGGGACTTAACTTTTATGTGCAGAGCACCAGATTCACCACATTCGATATTCTGGTATCCGAGGATAACGAGACATGGAATACGGTATTCAGCGGAAGCTCGAGCATAGTTGATGATTCTGTAATTCAGGTGTTCGACTTCCCGGATGTGGAGGCCAGATATGTGAAGCTTGTCGGTCACGGCAACTCCTCGAACCTGTGGAACAGCATCAATGAGCTGCAAATTTATGCTCCCTGCGCAGCAGGGAACCTGATTATCCCGCTGGCAGTAGGACCTGTAAGCCCGGCCGCAGTAACGGATAGTCTGGGCTCAGCTTCCGTTCCTTCCGTCAAAGATAACGATATCAGTACCTTCTGGAGTGCAGACAGTGACGGGGCATGGCTGAAATATGACCTGGGAGTAAGTGTTCCGCTAGGCTACACAGGTATAAGCTTCGCGGCGGGCAATGAGCGCAAGTATTCCTTTGATATTGAAACCTCGCCGGACAATACGGTCTGGACCGCGGTTTACAGCGGGCAAAGCAGCGGGCTGACTGCTGAGATTCAAGCTTATGCTTTCAACGAGACCACAGCCAGATATGTGAAATTCAACTTTCACGGGAATGATCATGACCTCTTAAGCAAGGTCTCAGAAATTCAGCTGTATTCTCCTAACACTCTAGGTCCGGTTCTGGCGCCGCTGCATACGGGGCAGAAGGCGAACGGGGATGAAGAGTTCATCGTCAACGGCACGGCTAAGCCGGCAGCCCTTGGCTGGACGGAGGAAATGGATAACGTCTCTTATGCCTACCTCGAAGGAACAGGGGGCTATTATTTCCCGCAGCCGGCTACAGTCAAGGGCTTGAGAAGCGCTTCCCAGGGCAGCTGGTCCGAGCTCAATACGGGAGGCCCGTCGGCTATTTTATCGAAGAATTATTTGACGCTCTGGCTGGATCATGGGGTAAATCCGCTCAATAAAGATTATGCCTATGTCCTGCTCCCGGGCAAGACCGCGCAAGAGACAGCTGATTACAGCAGCAATCCGGATATTGAGATCCTGTCGAATAATACCAATATCCAGGCGGTACGGGATAAGGTGCAGCATATTACCGGAGCGAACTTCTGGGTGCCGGCTACAGTGGATATGCTGACCGCCTCTAATCCGTCTTCCATAATGCTGAAGGAGGAGAACGGTGTGCTGGATGTGGCGGTATCCGACCCGGCCCGGCTCCAGAACAAAGTCACCTATGAAATATTCAAAGAAGGGTTAGCGGTTGTTGCCAAAGATCCTACCGTTACCGTTCTTCAGCTCAGTCCGACCCTCAAATTCGAGGTCAATACCGCAGGCCAGGACGGCAGGTCCCATAAAGTGAAATTCCAGTATGATCCCTCTGTACTGACACCGCTGCCGGTACCTACACCGCCTCCGGTAACACCTCCGACACCGCCAGTTCCAAGTACAGTAACTTTAGTGGATGATCTGGATGATTTCACCCAGCTCTTCGCCCGTAGCGCCAATCTGAGCTTTGACCGGGGAGAGGCGGCAACCTTCGGGGGAGATACTTCCCGGCTGATCCGCAGCAAGAACACGAACGATTATATTATTTACAAAGCGGCAGCGGATAAGGATATGACTGATTTTGCCCTAAAAACCTGGTTTTGGTCCACGGAGCAGACAACGGATTTTCAGTTCTATACTTCACCGGATAACATCACTTATACTCCATTTATACCGGATAAGGCTGCCGGCTCCGCAGGCTGGAAAGAAGTGAATTACAGCGGCAGTCTGCCCGCCGGGACCCGGTATTTAAAGATCGTCTATATGCATAGTACCAGCAATCTCTGGAATCCGCAGATCGGGCAGGCCGTAATCACAAGCAAGGTTCCGGTACCCACCAGCCTGACGGTGCGCGATGAGATGGAGGATTACACTAAAATGTTTGCCCATAGCGGCAATGTATCCATCAGCGGAGGAAACCCGGAGAGCTTCGGTGCGGATACTTCCCGTCTGGTCAGGCTGACGAACACGAACGAATATGTCATCTATAAGGCTGCGCCAGGGATGGACCTGAAGCAGTTTTCGGCAAAAGCGTGGTTCTGGCCTTATGAGGCGGCGGATGACCTGCAATTCTCTACCTCCACAGATAACAGCACTTATCTGCCGTACACTCCGGTTACAGCCTCCGTCTACGGCAGCTGGAATGAGGCTAATTACAGCGGGAAGCTGCCGAGAGGGACCCAGTACCTGAAGATCGCCTATAGCATAAGCCCGGATAAAGTCTGGAACCCGCAGATCGGCAGCGTCGAAACGCTCAGCGAAGTGCCGAAGCCGGCAAGTGCAGTGCTGAGTGATCCATTGTACGACTTCAGTAAAATGTTTGCCCACAGCAGTAATCTGTTTTTTGACATTTCGAATCCGGCCAACTTTGCCGGCGATACCTCCCGTCTGGCCAGGAAGACCAACACGGAGGAATATGTGGTTTATCAGGCTGCAGCCGGAATGGATATGAAGGAATTCAGCGTCACCTCCTGGTATTGGCCGGGTGAGACTGCCGGAGATCTGGAGTTCTACGTATCAGCGGACAACACGGCTTATACCGCATTTACCCCTGTGCGGACAACAGGAGCAGCCAACTGGAAGGAGATCCTGTATAGCGGGCTTGTGCCAGCCGGGACCCGGTACTTGAAAATTGTCTGCAAGGTGACGCCGGAGAAAAGCTGGAATCCGCAAATCGGCAAGGTGGAGATTCAAAGTGAACACGCAGATGATTAA
- a CDS encoding extracellular solute-binding protein, with amino-acid sequence MKKKQAITAFVSVILTAGILGGCAGNNNSNGNEGQSASPGASPEAVASEAPAVQPKENDRTKFDPPVTITAAIAMKPSDKLRNGDTPENNPISRWFEENLGIITKYQWVVTDSLETKVRLAMASGEALPDVLYVSGTLFEDLVASKKIQPIDEAFEKYATARVKESYAKNPEIWNSVKRDGKVYGLPNISNGIVGDTVMWIRQDWLDKLNLQAPTTIEEVQQVMDAFTNQDPDGNGKKDTFGMAIGGNSGFYKPTNNYMADTAFVFGQDQPYMWLKGEDGKLQYGSIQPAIKEGLAKLNEWYTKGYISPDFGTQDAAKAMGDFTSGKAGIAFAPGWAGGWPVGTAVAEAKAKNETVVIKPYPLPSGIKGEVGRQESPPSYGTYVFREGFTHMEAIFKYWDTMYAGLVEDEASPFGQGYGEGYDYVMKDGKPSWDVPDGVVSLNTYLLMSPGSGTAPMNVVSGPNIYERVAAGKQDNIFEQKLKASNGELTIAGFAVAQQQFGQDVKSGFYGANTPTMKEKWDQLATLEEQTFLQIIYGKQPVDYFDTFVKQWNDQGGAKITEEVNESVQDNQ; translated from the coding sequence ATGAAAAAGAAGCAAGCAATAACCGCATTTGTAAGCGTTATCCTGACAGCGGGGATTCTGGGCGGCTGCGCAGGTAACAACAATAGTAATGGCAATGAAGGACAATCGGCCAGCCCGGGTGCCAGCCCGGAGGCTGTTGCCAGCGAAGCGCCCGCAGTACAGCCCAAAGAGAATGACCGGACCAAATTTGACCCGCCGGTAACCATTACCGCAGCCATCGCCATGAAGCCTTCTGACAAGCTGCGTAACGGCGATACGCCGGAGAACAATCCGATTTCCCGGTGGTTTGAAGAGAATCTGGGGATTATAACCAAATATCAATGGGTGGTCACAGATTCACTGGAAACCAAAGTCCGGCTGGCGATGGCCAGCGGGGAAGCTCTGCCGGATGTACTCTATGTATCCGGAACCTTGTTCGAGGATCTCGTGGCCTCGAAGAAGATTCAGCCGATTGACGAGGCCTTCGAGAAATATGCGACGGCCAGGGTGAAGGAATCCTATGCTAAGAACCCTGAAATCTGGAATTCGGTAAAAAGAGACGGCAAGGTCTATGGCCTGCCGAATATCTCAAACGGCATCGTCGGCGATACCGTAATGTGGATCCGCCAGGACTGGCTGGATAAGCTGAATCTGCAGGCTCCAACCACCATTGAGGAAGTTCAGCAGGTGATGGACGCTTTTACCAACCAGGACCCGGACGGCAACGGCAAGAAGGATACGTTCGGGATGGCCATCGGCGGCAACTCCGGCTTTTATAAACCTACTAATAATTATATGGCCGATACAGCCTTTGTCTTCGGCCAGGATCAGCCTTATATGTGGCTTAAGGGGGAGGACGGCAAACTGCAATACGGCTCCATTCAGCCTGCCATTAAGGAAGGGCTGGCAAAGCTGAATGAGTGGTACACGAAGGGATACATCAGCCCGGACTTCGGCACACAGGATGCAGCGAAAGCCATGGGGGACTTCACTTCCGGCAAAGCAGGAATTGCCTTTGCTCCCGGTTGGGCCGGCGGCTGGCCGGTGGGCACTGCAGTAGCGGAGGCCAAGGCCAAGAATGAAACGGTCGTGATCAAGCCTTATCCTCTGCCGTCAGGCATCAAAGGGGAGGTAGGCCGGCAGGAATCCCCTCCGTCCTATGGAACCTATGTGTTTCGTGAAGGCTTCACCCACATGGAGGCCATCTTCAAATACTGGGACACCATGTATGCCGGCCTGGTTGAAGATGAAGCGAGTCCGTTCGGCCAAGGCTACGGGGAAGGCTATGACTACGTGATGAAGGACGGCAAGCCCTCCTGGGATGTTCCGGATGGCGTGGTCAGCTTGAATACGTATTTGCTTATGTCACCCGGCTCGGGAACGGCTCCGATGAATGTTGTCAGCGGCCCGAATATTTATGAGCGGGTAGCTGCCGGCAAGCAGGATAATATCTTCGAGCAGAAGCTGAAGGCGAGCAACGGCGAGCTGACCATTGCCGGCTTCGCAGTCGCCCAGCAGCAATTCGGCCAGGATGTGAAGAGCGGCTTCTACGGGGCCAATACCCCGACGATGAAGGAGAAATGGGACCAGCTGGCCACACTTGAGGAGCAGACCTTCCTGCAGATCATCTACGGCAAGCAGCCGGTAGACTACTTTGATACTTTCGTGAAGCAATGGAATGATCAGGGCGGGGCGAAGATCACTGAAGAAGTGAATGAAAGCGTTCAAGATAATCAGTAA